In Oryzihumus leptocrescens, the following are encoded in one genomic region:
- a CDS encoding DUF4190 domain-containing protein: protein MSELHATTPAAPFQAAKPFSGQAITAFILSLLWLGGIGSIVGLFLSISAMRETRDGRRAGQGLAVAALILSVLGLLSLGLMIVFIASAGNDLSNQFNDVNSQLGH, encoded by the coding sequence ATGTCTGAACTTCACGCCACAACGCCCGCGGCTCCATTCCAGGCCGCCAAGCCCTTCAGCGGACAAGCCATCACTGCGTTCATCCTGAGCCTTCTCTGGCTCGGCGGGATCGGCAGCATCGTGGGGCTGTTCCTGTCCATCTCCGCCATGCGTGAGACCCGAGACGGCAGACGCGCCGGTCAAGGCCTCGCCGTAGCCGCCCTGATCCTCAGCGTCCTGGGCCTCCTCTCGCTCGGCCTGATGATCGTCTTCATTGCGTCGGCCGGGAACGACCTCTCGAACCAGTTCAACGACGTGAACAGCCAGCTCGGCCACTAG
- the helR gene encoding RNA polymerase recycling motor ATPase HelR: protein MNPVRTSAFDLPERLTHKADPALVAGDEEHFAAIAQSLEGTIAELSDRLDAARSAPGGSGQHAMERDMEVHRLTARLRTLRRFGLDLCLGRMVGTDDSGPVYVGRLGLKDSAGRRLLIDWRSPAAEPFFGATHANPMGLASRRRYRWTRGHVSDYWDEVFTPDGPPQHAALDDDSAFIASLGSHRSARMRDVLGTIAADQDAIIRAGSRGALVVDGGPGTGKTVVALHRTAYLLYSDPRLGHRRGGVLFVGPHEPYLAYVSDVLPSLGEEGVQTCTLRDLVPEGAAAPLETDPEVARLKATADMVMAIEPAVRLYEEPPTQGMEVETPWGDVWLSADDWAEAFDAPEPGTPHNEAREQIWEELLTILADKHDVEEASPEQVRRSLEQNRELRTALNRAWPMLEATDLVGDLWSVPAYLRRCAPWLSRDEVRLLQRSDAHAWTVSDLPLLDAARLRLGDPEASRQRRLREAARAAEHEEMSRVIDHLIATDDSEMHVMSMLRHPDLRRNLVDEDAVPGADPDLLAGPFAHVVVDEAQELTDAEWQMLLMRCPSRSFTIVGDRAQARHGFTESWQERLERIGLDHTTLASLTINYRTPEEVMAEAEPVIRAALPDANVPTSIRESGIPVVHGTTTERDRILQAWLAAHAEGVACVIGDPTFAATPRVRSLSPELVKGLEFDLVVLVDPQQFGTGIEAAVDRYVAMTRATQQLVILTSS, encoded by the coding sequence GTGAACCCTGTGCGCACCAGCGCCTTCGACCTGCCTGAACGCCTGACCCACAAGGCCGACCCGGCGCTGGTCGCCGGGGACGAGGAGCACTTCGCGGCCATCGCGCAGAGCCTCGAGGGCACGATCGCCGAGCTGTCCGACCGGCTCGACGCGGCACGCAGCGCGCCCGGCGGCTCGGGTCAGCACGCGATGGAGCGGGACATGGAGGTCCACCGGCTGACCGCCCGCCTGCGCACCCTGCGTCGCTTCGGGCTGGACCTGTGCCTGGGACGCATGGTCGGCACCGACGACTCCGGGCCCGTGTACGTCGGGCGGCTGGGCCTGAAGGACAGCGCGGGACGGCGGCTGCTGATCGACTGGCGCTCTCCCGCGGCCGAGCCGTTCTTCGGCGCGACCCACGCGAACCCGATGGGCCTGGCGAGCCGCCGCCGGTACCGCTGGACCCGCGGGCACGTCAGCGACTACTGGGACGAGGTGTTCACCCCGGACGGGCCGCCGCAGCACGCCGCCCTCGATGACGACTCCGCCTTCATCGCCAGCCTGGGCAGCCACCGGTCGGCCCGGATGCGCGATGTGCTCGGCACCATCGCCGCCGACCAGGACGCCATCATCCGCGCCGGGTCCCGCGGCGCGCTCGTCGTCGACGGCGGTCCGGGCACGGGCAAGACCGTCGTCGCCCTGCACCGGACGGCATACCTGCTGTACTCCGACCCGCGCCTGGGTCACCGCCGCGGCGGCGTGCTGTTCGTCGGTCCGCACGAGCCCTACCTCGCCTACGTCTCCGACGTGCTGCCCAGCCTGGGCGAGGAGGGCGTGCAGACCTGCACCCTGCGTGACCTCGTCCCGGAGGGAGCCGCGGCGCCGCTCGAGACCGACCCGGAGGTCGCGCGGCTCAAGGCGACCGCCGACATGGTCATGGCGATCGAGCCGGCTGTCCGGCTCTACGAGGAGCCACCGACCCAGGGGATGGAGGTCGAGACCCCCTGGGGCGATGTCTGGCTGAGTGCCGACGACTGGGCCGAGGCGTTCGACGCGCCCGAGCCCGGCACCCCGCACAACGAGGCGCGCGAGCAGATCTGGGAGGAGCTGCTCACGATCCTCGCGGACAAGCACGACGTCGAGGAGGCCTCGCCCGAGCAGGTCCGCCGGTCGCTGGAGCAGAACCGCGAGCTGCGCACCGCCCTGAACCGCGCCTGGCCGATGCTGGAGGCGACCGACCTCGTCGGCGACCTGTGGTCAGTGCCCGCCTACCTGCGCCGGTGCGCTCCCTGGCTCTCTCGCGATGAGGTCCGCCTGCTCCAGCGCTCCGACGCCCACGCGTGGACGGTGTCGGACCTGCCGCTGCTCGACGCGGCCCGGCTGCGGCTGGGCGACCCTGAGGCGTCGCGGCAAAGGCGACTCCGCGAGGCCGCCCGCGCCGCCGAGCACGAGGAGATGAGCAGGGTCATCGACCACCTCATCGCCACGGACGACTCGGAGATGCACGTCATGTCGATGCTGCGCCACCCGGACCTGCGGCGGAACCTCGTCGACGAGGACGCCGTGCCCGGCGCCGACCCCGACCTGCTCGCCGGGCCGTTCGCGCACGTGGTCGTGGACGAGGCCCAGGAGCTGACCGACGCCGAGTGGCAGATGCTGCTGATGCGCTGCCCGTCGCGCAGCTTCACCATCGTCGGGGACCGGGCCCAGGCCCGGCACGGGTTCACGGAGTCGTGGCAGGAACGCCTCGAACGGATCGGGCTCGACCACACCACCCTGGCGTCCCTGACCATCAACTACCGGACGCCGGAAGAGGTCATGGCCGAGGCCGAGCCGGTCATCCGGGCCGCGCTCCCGGACGCCAACGTGCCGACCTCCATCCGCGAGAGCGGCATCCCGGTCGTGCACGGAACCACCACGGAGCGGGACCGGATCCTGCAGGCCTGGCTCGCCGCGCACGCCGAGGGTGTCGCCTGCGTCATCGGTGACCCCACGTTCGCGGCGACGCCCCGTGTCCGGTCGCTGAGCCCGGAGCTGGTCAAGGGGCTCGAGTTCGACCTGGTCGTCCTCGTCGACCCGCAGCAGTTCGGCACCGGCATCGAGGCGGCGGTCGACCGCTACGTGGCGATGACCCGCGCGACCCAACAGCTGGTCATCCTCACGAGCTCCTGA
- a CDS encoding LLM class flavin-dependent oxidoreductase codes for MATLRFGAYQYQHLPLDQLTARWREAERLGFDVLWNCDTLVEPDRPRHLMFDGPATLTLMAERTRTIRIGTLVTSLYFRHPATFAKSATTIDHLSSGRLEVALGVGDPSAGPAALGIHWTTAEQVSRFAEFVRLIDQLLTHEVSDFDGTYYTCTGAETIPLPLQRPRPPLTIAAHGPRMLAIAARHADSWSSWGGYDVTTEADFFRVTAERCRRFDDLCVAADRDPATIRHSVVCFPPLTPWESTAYFVDMVGRMREVGVDEFVLYWPRNWRPEALHEQQVFEQVTAETIPALRAG; via the coding sequence ATGGCGACGCTGCGCTTTGGTGCCTACCAGTACCAGCACCTGCCCCTGGACCAGCTCACCGCACGCTGGCGCGAGGCCGAGCGACTCGGCTTCGACGTGCTGTGGAACTGCGACACCCTGGTCGAGCCCGACCGGCCCCGGCACCTGATGTTCGACGGGCCGGCGACGTTGACGCTCATGGCCGAGCGGACGCGAACGATCCGCATCGGCACGCTCGTGACCAGCCTCTACTTCCGCCATCCCGCGACCTTCGCCAAGTCCGCGACGACGATCGACCACCTCAGCTCGGGCCGGCTCGAGGTCGCCCTCGGCGTGGGGGACCCCTCCGCCGGTCCTGCTGCCCTCGGCATCCACTGGACGACGGCCGAGCAGGTCTCCCGGTTCGCCGAGTTCGTGCGGCTCATCGACCAGCTGCTCACCCATGAGGTCAGCGACTTCGACGGGACCTACTACACCTGCACCGGCGCGGAGACCATCCCGCTGCCGCTGCAGCGGCCCCGCCCACCCCTGACCATCGCCGCCCACGGGCCGCGGATGCTGGCGATCGCTGCCCGGCACGCCGACTCGTGGAGCTCCTGGGGAGGCTACGACGTCACCACCGAGGCCGACTTCTTCCGGGTCACCGCCGAGCGCTGCCGACGGTTCGACGACCTGTGCGTCGCTGCTGACCGGGACCCGGCCACCATCCGCCACTCCGTCGTCTGCTTCCCGCCGCTGACGCCGTGGGAGTCGACCGCCTACTTCGTGGACATGGTCGGCCGGATGCGCGAGGTCGGGGTCGACGAGTTCGTCCTCTACTGGCCCCGGAACTGGCGACCGGAGGCCCTCCACGAACAGCAGGTCTTCGAGCAGGTCACCGCCGAGACGATCCCCGCGCTCCGTGCGGGCTGA
- a CDS encoding site-specific integrase: MQYCIQIYVKLFMAIPNPDVIREHALLQEGPALAPALSAAQRKFDARYADLTLVLALTGVRFGELRGLRVKDVAEVPYPSVVVRRSLPQSGLTGAVIERGTTKSGRVRAVPLSEVVEPVVRAWAAGREGEELLFPAPGGGYLMSSNWRRAVHWDRTCQGRRPHDLRHTAASLWIAAGVDIKTVSAWLGHSTAKLTLDVYGHLMGTDADRAAVSRVNASLRIGPGTSRGRQAPDGGDAAGGQGAGNGR; encoded by the coding sequence TTGCAGTACTGCATCCAGATCTACGTCAAGCTCTTCATGGCCATCCCCAACCCGGACGTCATACGTGAACACGCGCTTCTTCAGGAGGGACCAGCGCTTGCGCCGGCACTGAGCGCCGCGCAACGGAAGTTCGACGCCCGGTATGCCGACCTGACGCTTGTCCTGGCGTTGACCGGCGTCCGCTTCGGCGAGCTGCGCGGGCTCCGGGTCAAGGACGTGGCCGAGGTGCCCTACCCGTCAGTGGTGGTGCGCCGTTCGCTGCCTCAGTCGGGACTGACCGGGGCGGTCATCGAGCGGGGCACGACCAAGAGTGGTCGGGTGCGCGCGGTGCCGCTGTCGGAGGTCGTCGAGCCGGTGGTGCGTGCCTGGGCTGCCGGGCGCGAGGGGGAGGAGCTGCTGTTCCCTGCCCCGGGTGGTGGCTACCTGATGTCGTCGAACTGGCGGCGGGCCGTGCACTGGGACCGAACCTGCCAAGGCCGGCGCCCGCACGACCTGCGGCATACGGCTGCCAGCCTCTGGATCGCGGCGGGCGTGGACATCAAGACGGTGTCGGCGTGGCTGGGTCACTCGACCGCGAAGCTGACCCTCGACGTGTACGGCCACCTCATGGGGACCGACGCCGACCGGGCCGCGGTCAGCCGCGTGAACGCGAGCCTGCGGATCGGCCCGGGGACGAGTCGGGGACGACAGGCACCCGATGGGGGCGACGCAGCGGGCGGTCAGGGGGCCGGAAATGGCCGCTGA
- a CDS encoding GNAT family N-acetyltransferase, which yields MDDERLDSAYTTRPLTADTWGDFARLVEANNGVWGGCWCMGFHPEGVGKGSSASQNRDAKRAHVRKGTVHQVLVYDGDECVGWCQFGPPAELPTIKNPTAYDAGLTELPDWRIGCIFTGKGHRGSGVARAAVAAALAAIEEAGGGLVEAYPEQVEGREPQRGAYFHTGPENLFEAFGFERDRRIAKWRWVMRRRVQPQATTEARPTPSP from the coding sequence ATGGACGACGAGAGGCTGGACTCCGCCTACACGACCCGGCCGCTCACTGCTGACACGTGGGGCGACTTCGCCAGGCTGGTGGAGGCCAACAACGGGGTCTGGGGCGGCTGCTGGTGCATGGGCTTCCACCCCGAGGGGGTCGGCAAGGGCAGCAGCGCCTCCCAGAACCGCGACGCCAAGCGCGCACACGTCCGCAAGGGCACGGTCCACCAGGTCCTGGTGTACGACGGCGACGAGTGTGTGGGGTGGTGCCAGTTCGGCCCCCCGGCGGAGCTTCCCACGATCAAGAACCCCACGGCATACGACGCCGGGCTCACCGAGCTGCCGGACTGGCGGATCGGCTGCATCTTCACCGGCAAGGGGCACCGCGGCAGCGGGGTCGCGCGGGCTGCGGTGGCCGCCGCCCTGGCGGCGATCGAGGAGGCCGGCGGCGGGCTCGTCGAGGCATACCCCGAACAGGTCGAGGGTCGGGAACCGCAGCGCGGCGCGTATTTCCACACCGGCCCGGAGAACCTGTTCGAGGCGTTCGGGTTCGAGCGCGACCGACGCATCGCCAAGTGGCGCTGGGTGATGCGTCGGCGCGTCCAGCCACAGGCGACGACGGAGGCTCGGCCAACACCCAGCCCCTGA
- a CDS encoding MBL fold metallo-hydrolase codes for MQLTVLGGCGAWPTAAQACSGYVFEQDGFRLLIDPGYATLPRLLDHRSVDEIDAVLVSHGHPDHCADLNPLLRARALSDDPPPALPVFAPHGALDAVLALDRPGMLADAYRLHEFQPGDTFDVGPFSTSTWLLPHFVPNAGIRLGTPEAVVAYTGDTGPSRDVPRLAAGVDLLLSEATYVHEVPTEDAPYLLTARLTGQYAEQAGVARLMLTHLWPGTDPSAAQEAAAEAFAGPISIASPGVVADLG; via the coding sequence ATGCAACTGACGGTTCTCGGCGGCTGCGGTGCGTGGCCCACGGCAGCTCAGGCCTGCAGTGGATACGTCTTCGAGCAGGACGGGTTCCGCCTGCTCATCGACCCCGGGTACGCCACGCTGCCACGCCTGCTCGACCACCGGTCGGTCGACGAGATCGACGCCGTGCTGGTCAGCCACGGGCACCCCGACCACTGCGCCGACCTCAACCCGTTGCTGCGGGCCAGGGCGCTGAGCGACGACCCGCCGCCTGCCCTGCCCGTGTTTGCCCCCCACGGGGCACTGGACGCCGTCCTCGCACTCGACCGGCCGGGCATGCTCGCCGATGCGTACCGGCTGCACGAGTTCCAGCCCGGCGACACGTTCGACGTCGGCCCCTTCTCCACCTCCACCTGGCTCCTGCCGCACTTCGTGCCCAACGCCGGCATCCGGCTCGGCACACCGGAGGCCGTGGTCGCGTACACCGGCGACACCGGGCCGAGCCGGGACGTCCCCCGCCTGGCCGCAGGCGTCGACCTGCTGCTGTCCGAAGCCACCTACGTCCACGAGGTGCCGACCGAGGACGCCCCCTACCTGCTGACAGCCCGCCTGACCGGCCAGTACGCCGAGCAGGCGGGCGTCGCCCGGCTCATGCTCACCCACCTCTGGCCGGGGACCGACCCGAGCGCCGCCCAGGAGGCTGCAGCCGAAGCCTTCGCGGGCCCCATCAGCATCGCCTCCCCCGGCGTGGTCGCAGACCTCGGGTGA
- a CDS encoding GNAT family N-acetyltransferase, producing MTSHPRLEALTASDQFLVENLWQCYQHDLSEFRGSLPGPDGRYKNSRVAVYLSSKDRSAYLIKVDEAPAGFVMIREDDDTRVLGEFFVVRPLRRQGLGRTVATDVFSSHPGRWELAFQEANQRAGRFWTDIATRLAGNTWTVTPRPVPERPDSPPDLWLTFAVGQSNAASS from the coding sequence GTGACATCCCACCCCCGACTCGAAGCGCTGACCGCCTCCGACCAGTTCCTCGTCGAGAACCTCTGGCAGTGCTACCAGCACGATCTCTCGGAGTTCCGAGGCTCGTTGCCGGGACCTGACGGCCGCTACAAGAACAGCCGCGTCGCGGTGTACCTCTCTTCGAAGGACCGCTCGGCCTACCTCATCAAGGTCGACGAGGCTCCCGCTGGCTTCGTCATGATCAGGGAAGACGACGACACGCGGGTGCTGGGCGAGTTCTTCGTGGTCCGGCCACTGCGTCGGCAAGGCCTGGGTCGCACCGTTGCCACGGACGTGTTCAGCAGCCACCCCGGACGCTGGGAGCTCGCCTTCCAGGAGGCCAACCAGCGGGCCGGCCGGTTCTGGACCGACATCGCGACCCGACTCGCGGGCAACACGTGGACCGTGACCCCGAGGCCCGTGCCAGAGCGTCCGGACTCTCCACCTGACCTCTGGCTCACCTTCGCGGTAGGACAGTCCAACGCCGCTTCCAGCTAG
- a CDS encoding MFS transporter — MTLDAVLRQARPPSPLAGRLSVQSLLFALGEGTFMTGSAVFFTQIVGLSAAQVGLGLTFAGIAAFLAALPMGKLVDRFGPKKMWAVSAAGQAAMFALWPFITDFKGYVAMAVGMEVIGALGGAAHGAYTIDVLPPDERVKSRAYMYSALNVGFTLGSLMGGIALAFHSNDVLHALPWFTAVVFLVNAAAVTRLPRASHDDRTPEERKVKVPGPGPLRNPGWLLTTFFVGVFWTNQVLLNVVIPLWLVEQTDAPRVLLAFLFGTNTVMCIFLPMAAARGVHNESTALRAIRVSSTFFVISCLITLATHDTVGWVTIALVWLGHVTVTGAELYLSAASWTFEAELMDPRQRGSYQGAAGLSGTLGKVWAPAVYTFLAMNWGAAGWLLIAGIIVVATVAVHPSTRLARRFLEQHVPADVLADARASSPEPEDGIAVGPPSLITADEPVPDPTPDPIR; from the coding sequence GTGACTCTCGACGCCGTCCTCCGCCAAGCGCGCCCCCCGTCGCCTCTGGCCGGACGGCTCTCCGTCCAGTCACTGCTCTTCGCCCTGGGCGAGGGCACCTTCATGACTGGCTCGGCGGTGTTCTTCACGCAGATCGTCGGGCTGTCCGCCGCCCAGGTCGGGCTCGGCCTGACCTTCGCCGGGATCGCTGCGTTCCTGGCGGCGCTGCCGATGGGCAAGCTCGTCGACCGCTTCGGGCCGAAGAAGATGTGGGCCGTCAGTGCGGCCGGGCAGGCAGCGATGTTCGCGCTGTGGCCGTTCATCACCGACTTCAAGGGCTACGTCGCCATGGCCGTCGGCATGGAGGTCATCGGTGCCCTCGGGGGTGCCGCGCACGGCGCATACACGATCGACGTCCTGCCGCCCGACGAGCGGGTGAAGTCGCGCGCGTACATGTACTCCGCGCTCAACGTCGGGTTCACCCTCGGCTCGCTCATGGGTGGCATCGCGCTGGCCTTCCACTCCAACGACGTGCTGCACGCGCTGCCGTGGTTCACCGCCGTGGTGTTCCTCGTGAACGCCGCCGCGGTCACGCGACTGCCGCGGGCCTCGCACGACGACCGCACCCCGGAGGAGCGCAAGGTGAAGGTGCCCGGCCCGGGGCCGCTGCGCAACCCCGGCTGGCTCCTCACGACCTTCTTCGTCGGGGTGTTCTGGACCAACCAGGTGCTGCTCAACGTCGTGATCCCGCTGTGGCTGGTCGAGCAGACCGACGCCCCAAGGGTGCTGCTGGCCTTCCTGTTCGGCACCAACACGGTGATGTGCATCTTCCTGCCGATGGCGGCGGCACGCGGCGTCCACAACGAGTCGACCGCGCTGCGGGCGATCCGGGTGTCGTCGACCTTCTTCGTCATCTCGTGCCTGATCACCCTGGCCACCCACGACACGGTGGGGTGGGTCACGATCGCCCTGGTCTGGCTGGGGCACGTCACCGTTACCGGGGCCGAGCTCTACCTCTCGGCCGCCAGCTGGACGTTCGAGGCCGAGCTGATGGACCCGCGGCAGCGCGGCTCCTACCAGGGGGCGGCCGGCCTGAGCGGCACCCTCGGCAAGGTGTGGGCGCCGGCGGTCTACACGTTCCTCGCGATGAACTGGGGTGCCGCGGGCTGGCTGCTGATCGCCGGCATCATCGTGGTCGCCACGGTCGCGGTGCACCCCTCGACCCGGCTGGCCCGGCGGTTCCTGGAGCAGCACGTCCCCGCCGACGTCCTGGCCGACGCCCGCGCCTCCAGCCCCGAGCCGGAGGACGGCATCGCGGTCGGTCCGCCCTCGCTCATCACCGCCGACGAGCCGGTGCCCGATCCCACTCCGGACCCGATCCGCTGA